One window of Marmota flaviventris isolate mMarFla1 chromosome 5, mMarFla1.hap1, whole genome shotgun sequence genomic DNA carries:
- the Wnt9a gene encoding protein Wnt-9a, giving the protein MLDGSLLARWLAAAFGLTLLLAALRPSAAYFGLTGSEPLTILPLTLEPEAAAQAHFKACDRLKLERKQRRMCRRDPGVAETLVEAVSMSALECQYQFRFERWNCTLEGRYRASLLKRGFKETAFLYAISSAGLTHALAKACSAGRMERCTCDEAPDLENREAWQWGGCGDNLKYSSKFVKEFLGRRSSKDLRARVDFHNNLVGVKVIKAGVETTCKCHGVSGSCTVRTCWRQLAPFHEVGKHLKHKYETALKVGSTTNEATGEAGAISPPRGRASGVGSADPLPRTPELVHLDDSPSFCLAGRFSPGTAGRRCHREKNCESICCGRGHNTQSRVVTRPCQCQVRWCCYVECRQCTQREEVYTCKG; this is encoded by the exons GCTGACTGGCAGCGAGCCCCTGACCATCCTCCCACTGaccctggagcctgaggcagcTGCCCAGGCTCACTTTAAGGCCTGTGATCGGCTGAAATTAGAGCGCAAGCAAAGGCGCATGTGCCGGCGGGACCCGGGCGTGGCGGAGACGCTGGTGGAGGCAGTGAGCATGAGTGCGCTCGAGTGCCAGTACCAGTTCCGCTTTGAGCGCTGGAACTGCACCCTGGAGGGCCGCTACCGCGCCAGCCTGCTCAAGAGAG GCTTCAAGGAGACCGCCTTCCTCTATGCTATCTCCTCGGCCGGCCTGACACACGCCCTGGCCAAGGCGTGCAGCGCCGGGCGCATGGAGCGCTGCACATGTGACGAGGCACCGGACCTGGAGAACAGAGAGGCCTGGCAGTGGGGCGGCTGCGGGGACAACCTCAAGTACAGCAGCAAGTTCGTTAAGGAGTTCCTGGGCAGGCGGTCAAGCAAGGACCTGAGAGCCCGCGTGGACTTCCACAACAACCTCGTGGGTGTGAAG GTGATCAAGGCCGGGGTGGAGACCACGTGCAAGTGCCATGGTGTGTCAGGCTCCTGCACCGTACGGACTTGCTGGCGGCAGCTGGCGCCCTTCCACGAGGTGGGCAAGCACCTAAAGCACAAGTATGAGACGGCGCTCAAGGTGGGCAGCACCACCAACGAGGCCACGGGTGAGGCAGGTGCCATCTCCCCACCACGGGGCCGGGCCTCAGGGGTGGGCAGTGCTGACCCGCTGCCCCGCACACCCGAGCTCGTGCACCTGGACGACTCACCCAGTTTCTGCCTGGCCGGCCGCTTCTCCCCAGGCACAGCTGGCCGCAGGTGCCACCGTGAGAAGAACTGTGAGAGTATCTGCTGTGGCCGCGGCCACAACACGCAGAGCCGGGTGGTGACAAGGCCCTGCCAGTGCCAGGTACGCTGGTGCTGCTATGTGGAGTGCCGGCAGTGCACACAGCGCGAAGAGGTCTACACGTGCAAGGGCTGA